The following coding sequences lie in one Apium graveolens cultivar Ventura chromosome 1, ASM990537v1, whole genome shotgun sequence genomic window:
- the LOC141720231 gene encoding protein AGENET DOMAIN (AGD)-CONTAINING P1-like, with protein MVELISGNSNIEEPSKNIEKFCKGTLVEVTSDVDGLQGAWFAATILDKLSNDEYTIEYQTLADDSGSELLKEKANVKHIRPYPPETAEVEYFRVLQEVDALYNDGWWVGVITKAMQGKTYFVYFRATNEEMEFKQSDLRPHQDWINGNWVMAQALKL; from the exons ATGGTTGAACTGATTAGTGGTAATTCAAATATAGAAGAGCCTTCCAAAAATATTGAGAAGTTTTGTAAAGGGACATTGGTTGAAGTGACTAGCGATGTGGATGGATTGCAGGGTGCTTGGTTTGCTGCAACTATCCTTGACAAATTAAGTAATGATGAATACACGATCGAGTATCAGACTCTAGCAGATGATAGTGGCTCAGAACTTTTAAAAGAGAAGGCCAATGTCAAGCACATACGACCCTATCCACCCGAGACTGCAGAGGTGGAATATTTCAGAGTTCTTCAAGAAGTTGATGCTCTTTACAATGATGGTTGGTGGGTGGGTGTGATTACCAAAGCAATGCAAGGAAAAACTTATTTCGTCTATTTCAGGGCAACTAATGAGGAAATGGAATTTAAACAATCTGATTTGAGGCCACATCAGGATTGGATTAATGGGAATTGGGTCATGGCACAG GCATTGAAGTTATAA